In Ciconia boyciana chromosome 3, ASM3463844v1, whole genome shotgun sequence, a genomic segment contains:
- the KCNK16 gene encoding potassium channel subfamily K member 16 produces MPLLTVHNRQISWAPLLVLGYLFYLLLGAMVFQLLEKQAETHFRDQFQLEKLKFLQNYTCLDRQALEQFVQVLMEAWEKGVHPEGNSTNPSNWDFSNSFFFAGTVVTTIGYGNLSPSTVAGQIFCVFYALFGVPLNLAFLNQLGKGLNAHLITLERWVQKPGRAQVVQTLTVAIFLTTGTVLFLVFPPLVFSYVEGWSYGEGFYFTFITLSTIGFGDYVVGTNPNKHYIPVYRSLTAIWIVFGLAWLALVFNVGADLMEKFLQLKRHKPDLSLAEGVTTKLEDEPEQPRIHIPS; encoded by the exons atgcCCCTCCTCACCGTACACAACCGGCAGATCAGCTGGGCTCCGCTCCTGGTACTGGGGTATCTCTTTTACCTCCTCCTGGGTGCTATGGTGttccagctgctggagaagcaggcagAGACCCACTTTCGGGACCAGTTCCAGCTGGAGAAGCTCAAGTTCCTGCAGAACTACACGTGCTTGGACAGGCAAGCCCTGGAGCAGTTTGTACAG GTCCTCATGGAAGCATGGGAAAAAGGGGTCCACCCAGAAGGAAATTCTACGAATCCCAGTAACTGGGACTTCAGCAACTCCTTCTTTTTTGCAGGAACTGTTGTCACCACTATAG gtTATGGTAACCTGTCCCCCAGCACAGTGGCAGGGCAGATCTTCTGTGTGTTTTATGCCTTATTCGGAGTGCCCCTCAACCTGGCCTTCCTTAATCAGTTGGGGAAGGGCCTCAATGCTCATCTGATTACCCTGGAAAGATGGGTGCAAAAGCCAGGCCGTGCTCAG GTGGTTCAAACACTGACAGTGGCCATCTTCCTGACCACTGGGACCGTACTTTTTCTAGTGTTCCCACCATTGGTCTTCAGTTACGTAGAAGGCTGGAGCTACGGAGAAGGCTTTTACTTCACATTTATCACCCTGAGCACCATTGGATTTGGGGACTATGTAGTAG GCACAAACCCCAACAAGCACTATATCCCAGTGTACAGGAGCCTAACTGCAATTTGGATTGTTTTTGGCTTGGCCTGGCTGGCTCTGGTCTTCAACGTGGGAGCTGACTTGATGGAAAAATTCCTTCAGCTAAAGAGGCACAAGCCTGACTTAAGCTTGGCAGAAGGAGTCACCACCAAATTGGAAGATGAACCTGAGCAGCCTAGAATCCACATCCCTAGCTGA